The following proteins are co-located in the Maridesulfovibrio sp. genome:
- the rplU gene encoding 50S ribosomal protein L21 has product MYAIIETGGKQFRVEEGLELNVQKMDAEAGTKVDLDKILLIGQGEDVKIGAPYVEGAKVSCTVVEHGRDKKIVVFKKRRRKDSQTKQGHRQDYTRIKVEAIQA; this is encoded by the coding sequence ATGTATGCAATAATTGAGACTGGCGGCAAGCAGTTCCGCGTTGAAGAAGGTCTGGAACTCAATGTCCAGAAAATGGACGCTGAAGCAGGCACAAAAGTCGATCTGGATAAAATTCTTCTTATCGGTCAGGGCGAAGACGTTAAAATCGGCGCTCCTTATGTTGAAGGTGCGAAGGTTTCCTGCACTGTTGTAGAACACGGTCGTGATAAAAAGATCGTTGTTTTCAAGAAAAGACGCAGGAAAGACTCTCAGACCAAACAGGGTCATCGTCAGGACTACACCAGAATCAAAGTGGAAGCCATTCAGGCTTAA
- the rpmA gene encoding 50S ribosomal protein L27, whose protein sequence is MAHKKAGGSSKNGRDSNAQRRGVKRFGGQEVLAGNILVRQVGSKVHAGKNVGTGKDYTLFALVDGVVQYEKYVRKNRVKTRVHIVPAEA, encoded by the coding sequence ATGGCTCATAAGAAAGCGGGCGGTAGCTCGAAGAACGGTCGCGATAGTAATGCCCAAAGACGTGGTGTGAAACGTTTCGGTGGTCAGGAAGTACTGGCTGGCAACATTCTTGTTCGCCAGGTTGGTAGCAAAGTCCACGCTGGTAAAAACGTTGGCACCGGCAAAGACTACACCTTGTTTGCACTGGTTGACGGTGTTGTGCAGTACGAAAAGTACGTGCGCAAAAACCGCGTAAAAACCAGAGTACACATCGTACCTGCAGAAGCCTAG
- the obgE gene encoding GTPase ObgE — MKFIDEATITVRSGKGGNGCVAFRRERFIPKGGPSGGDGGKGGDLILRGNSQLLTLYDFRLKRVYEAKNGEPGQGRDKYGKGADDLIVDLPLGTLVYEVNTEDGSEKLVADLTQEGSEIVICKGGDGGRGNIHFKSSTNQTPRQAEEGFPGEEKRIRLQLKIIADVGLLGLPNAGKSTFISKISAAKPKIAAYPFTTLVPNLGVVDDDMGSKLVIADIPGLIEGASEGHGLGHRFLKHVERTRFLVHILSAEDLSLEDPFEGFSMLDEELRIFDEEMANKTQLRVINKIDLLSEEDLEAIKAKAEEAGIKIYFISALHSDGVQELLSDMWDRFKAMNQEEENDQDEQQDSDS; from the coding sequence ATGAAATTTATAGATGAAGCAACAATTACGGTTCGTTCCGGCAAGGGCGGCAACGGATGCGTGGCATTCCGCAGGGAAAGATTTATACCCAAAGGCGGCCCCAGTGGCGGCGACGGCGGCAAAGGCGGAGATCTTATTCTGCGCGGAAACTCCCAGCTGCTGACCCTTTATGACTTCAGGCTCAAGCGTGTTTACGAAGCAAAGAACGGTGAGCCCGGACAGGGCCGCGACAAATACGGTAAAGGAGCCGATGATTTGATCGTCGATCTCCCGCTCGGAACACTGGTATACGAAGTGAACACCGAAGACGGCAGCGAAAAGCTTGTCGCCGACCTTACTCAGGAAGGCAGTGAAATAGTTATCTGCAAGGGCGGTGACGGAGGGCGTGGAAACATCCACTTCAAATCCTCCACCAACCAGACCCCGCGTCAGGCAGAAGAAGGATTCCCCGGAGAAGAAAAACGCATCCGCCTGCAGCTCAAAATCATTGCGGACGTAGGTCTGCTCGGTCTGCCAAACGCAGGTAAATCCACCTTTATTTCCAAAATTTCCGCTGCGAAGCCCAAAATCGCAGCCTATCCCTTCACCACTCTCGTGCCCAACCTCGGCGTGGTGGATGATGATATGGGCAGCAAGCTGGTCATCGCCGATATTCCCGGCCTGATTGAAGGAGCCAGCGAAGGACATGGACTTGGTCACCGCTTCCTCAAACACGTGGAACGCACCAGATTCCTTGTCCATATTCTCAGTGCAGAAGATCTGAGTCTTGAAGATCCCTTTGAAGGGTTCAGCATGCTTGACGAAGAACTGCGCATCTTTGATGAAGAAATGGCCAATAAAACCCAGCTGAGGGTCATCAACAAAATCGACCTTCTCTCCGAGGAAGACCTTGAAGCAATCAAGGCCAAGGCCGAAGAAGCAGGGATAAAAATTTACTTCATATCCGCACTTCACAGTGACGGAGTTCAGGAACTCCTCAGTGACATGTGGGACAGATTCAAGGCAATGAATCAAGAGGAAGAAAATGACCAGGATGAGCAACAGGATTCAGACTCTTAA
- the proB gene encoding glutamate 5-kinase, which yields MTRMSNRIQTLKEAKRIVVKIGSAVLTTAEGINLGLICRLADQLATLHERGVDIVLVSSGAVAAGRKSIPSGAKLDDLPARQAASAIGQSRLMHEYDETFRRFGLVTSQVLLTRDDLKHRDRFLNARNTLSRLLEWRVIPIINENDTVAVQELEFGDNDTLASLILNVVEADLFINLTSADGVFDKNPDKNPDAKPLTCIENIHDLDLDAMCDGKTAVGSGGMFSKMRAANRAAQLGVPTLILAGKDRMIIERIFNGEERGTWIVPDEKSVSRRKYWLAYHCDPAGDLIIDEGAQKALLSGGKSLLPAGIVEVDGKFKAGELVRVVNKEGKSLAVGLSCYNSTDMIKIMGCKSCDIETILGKCPYPEAIHRDNLLLDAAL from the coding sequence ATGACCAGGATGAGCAACAGGATTCAGACTCTTAAGGAAGCTAAACGCATTGTTGTAAAAATCGGCAGCGCGGTACTGACTACGGCTGAGGGCATCAACCTCGGCCTGATCTGCCGCCTTGCCGATCAGCTGGCGACCCTGCACGAACGCGGGGTCGACATAGTCCTCGTCTCGTCCGGTGCGGTTGCCGCCGGACGAAAATCCATCCCGTCCGGCGCAAAGCTGGATGACCTGCCTGCGCGTCAGGCAGCATCGGCCATTGGTCAGTCACGGCTCATGCATGAGTATGACGAGACTTTCCGCCGCTTCGGTCTGGTTACTTCTCAGGTCCTGCTTACCCGCGACGACCTCAAACACCGCGACCGTTTCCTGAATGCCCGCAACACCCTTTCAAGACTCCTTGAATGGCGGGTAATCCCCATCATCAACGAAAACGACACAGTCGCAGTTCAGGAACTGGAATTCGGTGATAACGACACCCTCGCCAGCCTGATCTTAAACGTTGTTGAAGCAGACCTTTTCATCAACCTCACTTCAGCTGACGGTGTTTTCGATAAAAACCCGGATAAGAACCCCGATGCCAAGCCGCTGACCTGCATTGAGAACATTCACGACCTCGACCTTGACGCCATGTGCGACGGCAAGACTGCCGTTGGGTCCGGGGGCATGTTCTCCAAGATGCGTGCTGCCAACCGTGCAGCCCAGCTCGGTGTGCCGACCCTGATCCTTGCGGGCAAGGACCGTATGATCATTGAGCGCATATTTAACGGAGAAGAACGCGGCACATGGATTGTACCTGACGAGAAATCTGTTTCCCGCCGCAAATACTGGCTGGCTTACCATTGCGACCCTGCAGGTGATCTGATCATTGACGAAGGAGCGCAGAAGGCACTGCTTTCCGGAGGAAAGAGTCTGCTGCCCGCAGGTATTGTCGAAGTGGATGGTAAATTCAAGGCCGGGGAGCTTGTTCGTGTGGTTAACAAGGAAGGCAAATCGCTTGCTGTCGGATTATCCTGTTATAATTCTACAGACATGATCAAAATTATGGGCTGCAAGTCCTGTGATATCGAGACGATTCTCGGTAAATGCCCCTACCCGGAGGCTATCCACCGGGATAATTTACTCTTAGACGCTGCTCTTTAA